DNA sequence from the Chroogloeocystis siderophila 5.2 s.c.1 genome:
AGATTCGATGTTGATGGCTAGCTGTGTATACGCTGCTCGTAGGTTCTCCTCATATTTGCTATCTACTGCTACTTGGTCGTTGTAAGCAGGAAGACTTTCTACTTGTTTGCGCTCTAACTCTAAGACATAAACTCGCTCGGCATCATAATCAATATGCGAATATCCTACTGGAAGCATAACTTGCTTGTTAAATATCCACAAGCCAAAGTCAACGACCAAGTAGCGAAAGTATCCTGTCTCATCTACTAAAATATCTTTGATGTAGCCAACTTTTTCTCGGGTCTTATCTGTATAAACATTAAAACCAATAATATCTTTGCCATTAAAAGATTCAAGATAACTTGGAGCAAAATCCTTAATTTTTTTAAGGGGCATAAATTTAACTCCTTGTGAGCATTGCGAATAAATTATCTTCTCATTTTGAGATTGTTGCAGCTAATATGTGTATGCTGTAGTCTTAGCTATTACTTAGTAACTAAATTTATATATTTATTACTCATTGGCACTTAGCAAAGTATCGAGCCTTAGATAGATCTAGATTGCTGTTTTGTGCCTTAACCTATTAGCCGCTGTGCTACTTGCGATGCTAACCAGCAGGTACAATCCTACGACAGGAGCGCGCTGTACACGCGCTTAATCAACGATCTACGTTGTATGCGCGGCAGTTTACCTAGAAATTATGAGTTTAAGTTACACGTCCACAAATATAACTTTCTGGTTATGCTGTAGGTGTATCTTACAACTGACTATCTATCAGCTAGCTCACAATACTAGTCAACTGCCGTAAGGCTTGATGTTGTGTTATTTTTTTCAACTCCCCAGGTAGGATTCGAACCTACGACCAATCGGTTAACAGCCGACTGTGAAGACTTGCTACGCAAGCCTTCTACAGTGATACAAGGTAAAAATACAAGCTTGATACAAGATTCATGCTCAATCGCATTGTTCTAACAATTATTTTTCTAAAGTTTAGTCGAGCGTAGATCGACTCAAGTTTGATACAAAATCAAAACAAAATTACCAATAAGTATTTACATCTATTGACTTTGTACTAATAGATGTAAATACTTCTTCGCTTTAACTAAGCGATCAGATTCATAATGTGCAGCAAACTTATTCGGCTGTCGCTTGTGTTAAGCGTTCGTTGCCATCGACTAATTCCAGTCGCACTCGCTTGCCAACTACCGCCGCAGCACGTTCGATTGTGTCTATCGTTACGGATGGATTGTCTGGATCGAGCAACCGATCAATCGACGACCTGCTTGTTTTCATCTGCTTCGCTAGCGCCGTTTTAGTTAGTTTCTTTTCTGCCATTGCTTGTTTTACTTGCCAGGCGATCGCGCGCTTGAGTGCGATCGCTTCTACTTCGGCAATTATTCCTTCTTCTTCTAACAGGTTGTCAAAAGATGAACCAATATGCGGATTTGTACTCATTTTATTGCCTCTAGTTTTCGCTTACGCTCCCTGGCTAAATCGAGATCTTGCTTTGGCGTTTTCTGTGTTTTCTTAATGAATCCATGCAACAAAACCATCTTGCCTTCATAAATGCAGAACAGTACACGCGCAATTCGACCTTGTGGTAGGTTCGTACGAACCTCAAGCAGCCCATTGCCGATTGAACGGCAAGTCGGCATTCCAATTGGCCAACCAAACTCCACTGTTTTGATGTCAGTGCCAATCAAATATCGCTCTTGCTTGTTCAATTCTTTGAGCCAATCACGCACTGGCTCAGCGCCAGTTTCGGTTTGGTAGAAAACAACAGGAATTCGTTTGTCTATCATCTCCCTCTATTTGTACCAAAAAAGGTACAAATAGGCAATACTCGGTCATTGACCAACGGCGCGGTATTGTCTCATGCGTTTGTTTGATATCGCGAGTATGCGCAGCCCCAAATCAAACACCTAGTTAGCTGTAGACACTCTCGCGGTAGCTAACTACGTGTCTGATTTGAACTAAGCTGTCATTTTAGCTACAGAAGCTATATCCGTAATAGCGGTAAATACCTATCGCTACTCAGATAAGGCGTAAATCGCTCAAGCGATGCGTTAGCACTTGACCTCCTCTGAGTCCCTTACGTTCTTCCCAGTGGACTTTCGCCTTATCAGCATTGATTTCTGTGATTGTGCCGTGCCAGTTGTAGGATTCGCGTTTGGGGTCAACGTGCGCAACTTTTGAGCCTATTTTGAATGGATGTGTATTTCCAAAAAAATTATTGTGGTTGTCTTGTGAAATAGAGCCAATTTCACCTATTGCATTAGCAACAACCGCTGTACTTCCCTCATTGTATGCACTTGAGGTATTTACAGTAAATTTTGCATTTAGATCGTCGGTGGAGCTTAGTGGAGCCTCCGGTGGAGCCATAGGGGGAGCCTCAACCCTTGCTAATTCTACGAGTGGAGCCAGTGGAGCTATTAAGCCATATTTACTTTCTAATTGTTTCACTAAATCCGTCACTTGCTGTTCATCGAGGTATTTTAGTTGCTCGATGAGTAAACGTAAGGTAGACAAAATAGCTCCACTGGCTCCACCTTGGCTCTGTGAGGGAGCTAAGGCTCCCCCTGTAGCTCCACCGATAGCTCCCCCTGTAGCTCCACCGATATTAATTCCGCTGAGATACCAGCTTCCTTTTTTGCCACGATTAGATTTGTCTTCTTCCCTTTTTATTTTTGGGAATAACTCAGAGAATCTTTGAAATACTTGGTGCGAAGCTTTCACCAGTTTGTCATCGCGGTGAATTGGTTCATTCCAAATATTTTTTTGTTTACCTTTAGCATCAGTTGTGATTTCTACATACCCGTTGTCTAAGTACCACTGAAACAGAAGGTCATACAACTCTCCAATAAAAACTTGACCACCGACTTGGTAATCAAGCCCAACCTCTTGACAGAACTCCAGTAGGTGATTATTCTCCCGCCTAATTTCCTGCAACGCTTCCTCGGTGCAGCTGTAATCGATGCCGTTCGCTGCAACATCAGGCAATGCAGCCAGCATTTTATTGAGCAGCGCTGGCACAACTTGCGTTTGTAAAAATGTCGGATCGTACTTAAAGCGCGGATCAGCCTCGATTTCCCCTTTATTTGGGTCGGCATTCAGCTTGAAAGTCTTATCGAAAGTCAGAACTGCCCAACGCGACTCATTAGCCTCTAGCGAGGCTTGTAGACGTGGCATATCGTTGATGTTGAACAGGAAGATGCAGCGCGGGTTCATGGGGCGCTCGTTGACGTTTTTAAGTTCGAGCGACAGCGTATCGCCAGTAATCGCCGCCTTCAAACTTTGCAACGAATCGATGCGCGACAAATTTGAATTCTCACTACTCCAACTGATCCGCGCGTGTTCGAGCTTGGCTAGCGTAAATTTGTGGCTGCTCGTGTCGTATTGGTGGAAATCATTAAACGTTGCACTGACAACCCCCATACCGCCGTACAGCGCTTGCACCGCTTCACGTAGGCTGTCTTTACCGTTGTTACCGTCGCCTTTACACAGCAGCGCTCGAACGCGACTTTTGAACAGACGGATTTTATCTAAGTCCAAACTTGCAGCCAGCGTTTTGATAAAAATGTCTCTTTGTGCAGGTTCAAGACACGACAGCAGGCGATCGCAATCCGTCGGGTCCGCATTCGGATTGAATTCAAATTCACTGACGTAGGTGTAAATCACTTCATGGTTGTGTGGTGCAAGTTGCCACGAAGGGCGTTTATCTTCCCACGAAATTGTTATCCGTCCGTTCAAACAATTAATTCCTGGCGGGTTAACGAGCGCCGGATCAACCGCGAAACTCACCAGCGACCAATTCCAAATCGCATCAACGTAACTCGATTTTGCGTAGGCGTAAGACCAGTTGTTGCTATTTCCCTGTACTGGCGTTGAATTGCACCACCGCGCGATTCTTGCTTTCTCCGCAGCGGTCGAGACAAGCGAGTAATGCGTACCTACCCATCGATACAGTTGCCCGTCAAGCGCAATCCAATTTGTATCGCTGTAAAGCGCATCGATTGCTTTTTGTGTGAACACTTCGTTAGCGGCTGGAACCGTTAACTGGTGGTCATTTGAGGTATTATCTTGACAAATAATACCTTTTTTTATACGCGCGCCCGCGCGTGAGAGATCATAATTTTTATTAGTATTAATAGCATTTAGTATTTGGTCTTTTGTTGCGCCGTCGGCAATCCAATCTGAAACATCTAAACCGCCTGACGCGGGTAAATTCTGCCAATAAAAGTCGCCTGGCGGCGCGTATAACCATCGCGCATCAGGAAAGTCCTCAGCGACCATTTCCATGTGCTTTAAGCCTGGTTGATCGCGGTCAGGGCATAAAACTATATCCGCGCCCTTTAAGTCGTCTAAATAGCCCCCATACGCGCGGTATTTACCTGAACCACCTAAAGTAGTCGTCGCGGCTAGTCCAATGCGGTGTAGCGCGTCAGCAACGCCCTCACCTTCAACGATAAAAATCGGTCTCCCCGCAGCGATCGCCTTCCTAATCTGCTGGTAACGGTAAATCGGAATGCGCGGTCGAATTTCTTCAGGACATCCCTCTAACCACCGCTTGCCATTCCAGTGATACTGAGCGAAAGACTTTTTGCCGTTGCCATCGTCGATGCGCAGCACCTTGATTAGCGGGTTGCCTTCGCGATCGCAGTAAAAGAATTCTTGTTTACTCGCGGGTCGAATCGGTTTGAGCGGCGCGTCAGGCGCGTAAAAGTAAGAACCGTCCTTATCTGTCTTCTCGGTCTGGTGCCATCCGTTTGCAGGTTCTGCACCACGCTTGCAAACGGTTAAGTCTCCGAGTCGATAGCACCAGTCAGGTTTACCGCAGTGAATGCACGGTTCAGATTTAGAAACTTCAGTTAGTTGGGCTTGAGTAGTACGGTTGTATTCTTGCATTACAGCACCTCCATCAAACTGAAGGTGTGCAAGTCTGTCACAAGATTTAGCGAAGTTGTGTCGCTGGCAACTGCTATGCCACTACCAAGTGTTGTATTATTCATATATGCTTTTGCTTCGATATGAAGCGTATAACAGCAAAAAGCAGCCCCGTAGAAACTCCGTCAAAAGTCTTACAGGTGCTGCTTTTTCATTTTTATACACTCCAAATTTAATCAGGAATAGAATCAGCAAAAATCAGGGTAAATACGCAAAATCATCAGATTTACGGATACACTGTCTGATTCTTGAAATTCAGCATACCAAAACTTGAGGGCGATCGCTCTAAGGAGTTTAGAGCGATCGCGCTTTGTAACCTTGTTCAGCCAAGAGCAATCATACAAACTTACTGATTAAGCCGCCACCGTTCGCCATCCCAAATGTAACCAGCGTTCTTCAATTGGCTAAAAATCTTTTAATGCAAATGTGCGATCGTAATTTACTGACTCAATTATTTTTTAAACTTACATGGATAAAGTAACAGAAGCCTTAGAAATTATTCAGCAAGGTTACGAGCGCGTATTAAAAGAAAAGCAAGAAGCTTACGTCTGTCAGTTGACAAACAACAATCAAGGTTTCAATACTTGGGAGATCGACGCAATCAAACAAGAGGTAATTAAACTTCGCTTTGATCTTCCCGTACACATCTCAATCTTGCCCATAGGTAAACAGCCAACTTCACGCAAGTTATTTGACAGACTTATCGATATATATTGCAACAATCAAGCTTTACAAAAAATGGTTGTCGAAATGAAAAAACAACCTAGATAATATAAAATTCCTATTAATCCTACAGAAGGTATATTTATGTCAGCAGTTGCAAACGGAAACCAAACTCTTCATAAACCTGAACAGAAAGAAACTGAAGTTAAACCAAAACGAAGTGGTAATCCTTTAATGAAAGTTATCAGCCCTGATATGTTGTCTAATCCATATCCACTAGACTTTATGGACGAAATGATGAGCAATGAATTTTGCTATGAGAAAGCAAACAAGCAATTACTACAACCACTCGGATTCAAAACAGAGAAAGAATGGTTAGCTTTTTGTAAGCAAGTGTGGATTTGGAGTGAGTCAGCCCAAGAAAGAGAAAGCGAAGCAATAGCTAATCAATTCTTGAGCCAATACCAAAACAACACCAAAATCATCGAAGTCCTTAAGCAGAAGCTATCAGAACGAACACAATAATTCCAGTCGTTAATGTCTTCTAGCGTTTGGATGTTGGCAACCGCAATTTTTAACGCGTCGAATTGTGCGATCTCTAAATTGCTTAGTAACCAGCACGGGGCGTTAACGAAATAGATTAGATAGTTCCGAATGAGCGCAATTTCTTGAGAATTAGGGGCGGGGTTTTTGTGCGGAGCGCTCCAGTAGTTCGTCAGGATAAAAACAGCTTCACTCAGTTCTTCATTGTTGTGATATTGCCACCTGAGGGGTGTTCCGTAGCGTCCGTATTTAACAGTAGGATTTAGGGTTTGTAGCATAGTTTCTAGATAGTTAAGACTTATTTTATTCTGCTGTTACGACTATTGTCAGCCAGAAAGATTAGAGAAGAAATAAAGTTTGCTTTGTGGAAATCGGCAAATAAAAAAACTTGTGCGCTTCGCACAAGGAATAGATAAATCAAACTAGATACTGATTAGTCTATAGGGCGTAATTGTGACAACTTCAACTTATCTGCATAGTTTTTATCGATCATCTGAGTAGAAGTGTCACACCATTTAGCAATTACAGCGCTTGGAACTCCGTTAAGCAATTGCAGCGTGATAAAAGTATCTCTGCAATTATAGGGTGTAGTATTTGGTTTGATTGGATCAACAATTGTATGCCAAGCGCGTTTAGTAAAGTTGTTATAGTTGATGGGCTTACCAGTAGGTGAGGGAAAAACTAAAGTGTTAGGTTTAACGTTTTCTGGTTTGATTGACAATAACAAAGACTGTACTCGCTTGCTAAGTGCAATCGCTCTAGATTTATTATTTTTTGAACCCTCGGACCAAACTTGCGATCCATCGGCAAGTGTTTGAATAGAGCCGTCAAAAATAACAGAAGTACAATCTTGAGAAACTTTACCCCACATAAACCCGATCGCTTCACTTGGACGGCATCCAGTAAAAAACCAAAATTCAACTATTGCAGCGTAGTGATTGTAACTAAGACCATGACGTTGATCGTGCTTGAATGCATGAATAACGGCATCTCGTTCATCTGGAGTGAATGCATCTGGAGTTGGATTAACGATCGACTGCCGTTTAGGCATTTCAGACGATAAACCTCGATAGGGATTATCAGCAATCAATCGATGTTTGATTCCCCAGTTACAACAAGCTGACAAGTATTGCAGCATCCTACGTGTCTGATCAGTTGTTGTGATATTGAGTAAGACGTTTTTAGTCTTTAATCCATCAAAAGTCAGGTTCTCGCCTAGTTTATCGAGTAGTTTAGTAAATTTTCGATACTCGTCTTGACTTTTAGGTTTGAGGTTAGGAAGTCGATCGTCAAGAAATTTATCCCATAGTTGCCTTAATTTGATTTCTGAGACTTGTATCGGTGATACAAGCTCTAAGACAGTTGGTTGTGACTTGCCATATTTCTGGAGAGTAGGATCAAAGCGCTCAAAGGTAATATCGCTGTCTATGACTTGTGCTTTGGCTCTAGCTGCGATGAGCGCGTCTCTAGAATCCCTTCCGACGGTAAGTGAGTATGTTTTACTTTTGATCGTCCACCGGAGGCGTATGCTCTCTCTAAATCGCTCAATCGTGATTTTGCCTAGGCGTTCTTTACCTGCAAAGAAATTAGATTGTGCCATTCTTGTATCTTAGACTTACTATCTATTGCAGTGATACAAGCTTGATACAAGGTTAACGGCTTGTCAACTCATCTGTCTACTACCGCACACGGTAGGTAAAGCGCTGTAATGTTTGATATTGTGTTGTTTTTTCTAACTCCCCAGGTAGGATTCGAACCTACGACCAATCGGTTAACAGCCGACCGCTCTACCACTGAGCTACTGAGGATTGCGAATTCCTATATTAATAGCAAACGATTGTATTTGGCAAGTGTTTTAGCAAAAAAACTTTAATGCTGCTTTTGCACTTCCACATCAGCTTTCCTGCTAGCTAAGTATTCAAGGGGTTTTTAGGTCTTTTTTATCCCCATTCTCATTTCTGCTAAACGCTGTCGCGCTTTAGTGTCTATAGAGTTTGCTAAAAAACGGCTAGCTGGTTTTCTAGCCGAGGTTTTTTCCCGCCGCATTCTACAAGCTGTTGTTTGTACCTCGAACTTAAGTTGTGCTGCTGACAACCATTCTGCCCCATAACCTACTACTGTCAATTGCTGTGCTCTATCAGATGTAGCAACAATTATGCGAGAAATGCGAGAGTAGATTGGTAGTTTACTATTTTTGTTCGTAGTATCGTTAGGCTCGATACCGCGCAGATATGGTCGAAACCCTGCACACAGTTTTTCGATGTATGTATCAGCAGTTTCACCAAAATTTGTGTAGTAAACGGACAAAGTTTCTGTAATGACTTCGTAGTTACTACAGGTATTTTGATAATGAGCATCAAAGACGACTTGAGTAATATATCCTTGATAGGCGCTGTAATTTGTCAAGTCTTCGATTAATTGCCAACGCGACGCTTCTAGTCCGTCGCTATCTCGTATCTTTTTTAAACAAGACCAAGCGCCAATTATATTGTAGCCGTCAACAAGGAGGACAGCTTGTGGTGAGGAACGGGGCATGATGACCAGCAAGTATTGCTAAAGTTAACATTATTTATTCATATCTTAATAGTAATCGAGGTATATCCTATAACATTTTGATAGATACACGTAGAGGACGCGCTTCGCAGGCTCGTGTTTTATGGTTAAAACAGGCGCTGCTAGGTAACGTTTAGCTAGTGCGCAATGGAATAGTTCAGAGCCTCTATAATTCTCTAACTATTTTGATCATGACCACAAACAGAAGCTCAAGCTTTGGCTGTGTTGGTCACATTTTCAGATAGAAATGCATTGATTAGGATGCTAATTCTACTTGCATCAAACGCTGTTTCAGCCGCTGCGGATCGCCACGATCTACTACGCAGCCCTTTTCTAGCAGAAACGCCCCATCGCAATAATCGAGTTCATCTAAGCGATGCGTTACCCACAAAGCTGTTAAATTGCGGCTTTTAACTAACCGTCTTACTTGTGCAACTAAGTCGAGTTGGCTATCTGGATCGAGGAGTGCTGTTGGTTCATCTAATAGTAGCACTTCGCTTTGCCGTGCGATCGCACCGGCGATCGCCACTCTTTGTTTTTGACCCCCACTTAATGCATAGATGGGTCTGCGCTGTAACTCTAGGAGATTGACTGCTGCTAGCGCTTCAGCGACTCGATGACGGACTTGAGTTGGAGATAGTTTTTCTTCTACCAACCCAAAAGCGACATCAGCGCCAACAGTTGGCATGACAAGTTGGTGGTCAGGATTTTGGAATACAAAACCCACAGGCGCTAAAACTTGGCGATCGCCCGACGTAGGAGTTAATAGACCTGCTAAAAGTTTTAGAAGCGTTGATTTTCCACTACCATTAGTTCCTAGCAGCATCCAAAACTCGCCCTGCGGAACTTCTAAGGTGCATGATTTTAAGACATCTGCGCCGTTAGACCAACTAAAGTATAAATCGCGCACCTGAATGGCAAATTCAGCCATATAACCACCAACTGTTAAGTTTATTCTGCTAATGCAAAGAAGCCAGGAGGTCTACCACTAGCCGCAGCACCTGTTTTTTGAGACATCTGAATGCTAGAAATGTCACTCGCGCGTACAGCGACTTTTTTTTCTGTCTGACCCTCACAGGTTAATTCTATAACTTCAGTGCTACCAGAGCGCATAGCTTGTAACAGTTGCTGATAAACAGCTTCTGCATCTTCTGTAACCTTGCGTTGCACCGAGACGGGAAAGGGTGTGTTTTTGAGCGTTAAATCAATGTTAAACATTGTAACTGTTTATGTACTTATTAGCTATAAATCTCATTTTCATTTTAGCTAGCACGCGAGTATCAACACGAAAATTTTGGTTTATATCAAGCGATAGTTGCTAAATTTCTTTAGTTATGAGTTGCTTCACTTAGTTTAACCAAAGATTAAATTCTGGCAAGGATATTGTCATAAAACGAGGTTTAGTAGTACAAATATGATTAGAATAGGTAAAGAATCGTAAAGTAAGTTGACAAATCAACTCGTATCCTGCTTTCGGTAGTTGTAAAATTACCAAATAAAGGTGGACGATTCTAACACGAAATTATAATATCTGGAGTTTTTGCTATGACAATAGCAGTAGGACAGCCAGCGAGTCGAGGATGGTTTGACGTCGTTGATGACTGGCTAAAACGAGATAGATTCGTATTCATCGGGTGGTCAGGACTGTTACTATTTCCCTGCGCGTACATGGCGTTAGGGGGATGGCTAACCGGAACAACATTCGTGACATCGTGGTACACGCACGGAATTGCATCGTCATATTTAGAAGGATGCAACTTCTTAACAGTAGCAGTATCAACACCAGCAAACAGCATGGGACACTCATTGCTGTTCTTGTGGGGGCCAGAAGCGCAGTGGGACTTCACACGTTGGTGTCAGATGGGCGGATTGTGGACATTCGTAGCACTACACGGAGCATTTGCCCTGATTGGCTTCATGCTCCGGCAATTTGAGATTGCCCGCCTAGTGGGAGTCCGGCCCTACAACGCGTTGGCATTCAGTGCACCGATTGCGGTATTCGTCAGCGTGTTCTTGATGTACCCCTTGGGACAATCAGGATGGTTTTTTGCTCCCAGCTTTGGCGTAGCAGCGATTTTCCGCTTCTTGCTATTTTTCCAAGGATTCCACAACTGGACACTCAACCCCTTCCACATGATGGGAGTAGCCGGCGTGTTAGGTGGGGCGTTGTTGTGTGCGATTCACGGTGCAACCGTAGAGAACACACTATTTGAAGACGGTGACAAAGCCAACACGTTCCGTGCGTTCAACCCAACACAAGCGGAAGAAACCTACAGCATGGTGACCGCGAACCGCTTCTGGTCGCAAATTTTCGGGATTGCGTTTTCCAACAAGCGTTGGTTGCACTTTTTCATGTTGTTTGTGCCGGTCACTGGCTTGTGGATGAGTGCGGTAGGAGTTGTCGGTTTAGCACTTAACTTGCGGGCGTATGATTTCGTCTCGCAAGAGTTGCGTGCGGCAGAAGACCCCGAATTCGAGACATTCTACACCAAAAACATTCTGCTCAATGAAGGTATTCGGGCTTGGATGGCTCCCCAAGACCAGCCTCACGAGCATTTCCAATTCCCTGAAGAAGTATTGCCTCGTGGTAATGCTTTGTAAGGCGGCTTGAAACAATAGTCTAGAAGTCCCTGCCTGAAAAGGTAGGGATTTTTCTATTTGTAGTCAAAATTGAGAAAATCATGTGTTATCTTGAATAAGGTTGAACAAACCCAGAGCTAAATACTCTGCCCTTTAGAGATTTAGTCCGGTTAGGCAACAAGGAGGTGATGCCCATGATAGAAAGTAGTAAACGCGTGGGTCATCAGGTTGGAGCAAGCCGGCTGTGTGCCGGGGCTGTTCTCTAAAAGTTAGCTTTAGTCTTATTGATAGACTAAAACAACTCAATTAGCTAGGCTGATTTTCGGAGTTCCTTCCGGCAGTCTGGTTCCAATCTGAAGACCCAACTAGACCGCTCTCACTTAGATCTCCTTGATCTCCTGTGAGAGCGGATAGTTTTTTTGGGGTATTTGGTAATCGATAAGCAAAAAGATTTTCACTATCAATTACCTTTGTGAGTGTTCTAAATTCAACTGAGATTACGGGTGATATCTGGAGCAACTAATAAAGTTGCAGTACCAGAAGTGTAACGATGGTATTGGTTGCCATCATCCAGTGTTGTCCCCTCAAACAGCCATCCTTGCCCAGTCGAGATGAGCGAGTCACCAGCATTACCATTGACAATCAATTGATTAGTTGAATCAGATAAATTGAGTAAATCTAAGCGCGTTAGTTGCAAAGTATTGTCGCCTGAACCCGTCAAGTCAATAATCTCAATACTGCGAATGCGGTTATTGGGAATTGCGGTTAAATCAAGCGTGACGCCACTACCACCGATAGCCAAAGTATCTGTACCACTACCGCCATCCATGCGGCGATTTTGAGGGCTATAGATCAGGACATCATCACCAGCACCACCGTAGAGAACGTTACTACCACCGCCACCACGCAAAGTATCATTGCCAAGTCCACCAATGAGAATGTCATCTGTCTCAGTGCCAATGAGTAAGTCATTACCTGCTGTTCCTTGACGTGTCACTTGTCCTGTGAAGTCTTGTCCATAAATGACGTAGCTTTCTCCTGCACCAACACGACCATTAGGACTAGCACCAGGAGCGCCTAGAATAATGTCATCATAGCCATCACCGTTGATATCTCCTGCGTTACTTACTGCAAGATTGTTGCTGTTAATAATAAAGCCATTGCTGCCATCAATTGTTGTCAAATCAAAACGAGCATCGAAGCTTGAATTACCAAATAATACATAGGTTTCTCGGCTAGGAAAAGCTCCACTGATAATCAAGTCATCAAAACCATCACTGTTGACATCTCCGGCATTACTTACGGCAAAGTTGTTGCCCTCAATCACAAAGCCATTGCTGCCATCGAGAGTTGCGACATCAACACGGGCATCGAATCCTGTGGTTTTGCCAAACACCACATAGCTTTCTTGGGCACCAGGTGCGTTAACAATAATGTCATCAAGCCCGTCACCGTTGACATCTCCGGCATTGCTTACTGAAATAGCAGTAGAGTCGTTACTAATATTAATTCCATCAATGACAAAGCCATTGCTGCCATCGAGAGTTGCGACATCAACGCGGGCATCAAATCCTGTGGTTTTGCCAAACACTACATAGCTTTCTTGACTACCAGAAGCACCGATAATGATGTCATCAAGCCCGTCACCGTTGACATCTCCGGTATTGCTTACTGAAATAGCAGCAGAGTAACCACTCAAATCAATTCCCTGCAGGACAAAACCATTACTACCATCAAGTGTTTCCAAATCAAGACGAGCATCAAATCCTGTCTCTTTGCCAAATATCACATAGCTTTCTGCTGCGAATAATTGACCATAAAGATTAACATCAGAAGTGCCAATAATGATGTCATCAAAGCCATCACCGTTAATATCTCCCGCATTACTTACCGAAAGTGGAAAGGAAACGGAGTAGAAGAGATCGACATTATTCCCCTCGATCGCAAAGCCATTACTACCATCGAGCGTTGCTAAATCAAGACGAGCATCGAATCCTGTTGCTTTGCCAAACACTACATATACTTGTGTTCCTGAGTCATATATGCGATTACCATAATCATCAACGCGGTCACGAGAGGAACCACTCGTGCCAATCAGAACATCAGCAAAACCATCACCATTGATATCACCAGCACTACTAACTGAAATAGTAGAAATATCGTAGTTATCAATTCCTTCAATGACAAAGCCGTTGCTACCATCAAGAGTTGCTAATTGGACATTGGCATCAAACTCAGAAGCTTGACCAAAAACTACATAACTACGTGACAATCCCCTACGAACTATATTGCCATTTCCACCAATAATGAGATCATCAAACCCGTCACCGTTAATATCTCCTGCACTACTTACTGAGTTACCTGCGGGAAACCGAAAGTCACCTTGCAAAGTAAAGCCATTACTGCCGTCGAGTTCAAACAGAGATAGGTTAGCGCCATTGTTATTGAAGCTGAAGTAAGCTTCATTAATATCAAG
Encoded proteins:
- a CDS encoding helix-turn-helix domain-containing protein, yielding MSTNPHIGSSFDNLLEEEGIIAEVEAIALKRAIAWQVKQAMAEKKLTKTALAKQMKTSRSSIDRLLDPDNPSVTIDTIERAAAVVGKRVRLELVDGNERLTQATAE
- a CDS encoding type II toxin-antitoxin system RelE/ParE family toxin; the encoded protein is MIDKRIPVVFYQTETGAEPVRDWLKELNKQERYLIGTDIKTVEFGWPIGMPTCRSIGNGLLEVRTNLPQGRIARVLFCIYEGKMVLLHGFIKKTQKTPKQDLDLARERKRKLEAIK
- a CDS encoding DUF5906 domain-containing protein; translation: MQEYNRTTQAQLTEVSKSEPCIHCGKPDWCYRLGDLTVCKRGAEPANGWHQTEKTDKDGSYFYAPDAPLKPIRPASKQEFFYCDREGNPLIKVLRIDDGNGKKSFAQYHWNGKRWLEGCPEEIRPRIPIYRYQQIRKAIAAGRPIFIVEGEGVADALHRIGLAATTTLGGSGKYRAYGGYLDDLKGADIVLCPDRDQPGLKHMEMVAEDFPDARWLYAPPGDFYWQNLPASGGLDVSDWIADGATKDQILNAINTNKNYDLSRAGARIKKGIICQDNTSNDHQLTVPAANEVFTQKAIDALYSDTNWIALDGQLYRWVGTHYSLVSTAAEKARIARWCNSTPVQGNSNNWSYAYAKSSYVDAIWNWSLVSFAVDPALVNPPGINCLNGRITISWEDKRPSWQLAPHNHEVIYTYVSEFEFNPNADPTDCDRLLSCLEPAQRDIFIKTLAASLDLDKIRLFKSRVRALLCKGDGNNGKDSLREAVQALYGGMGVVSATFNDFHQYDTSSHKFTLAKLEHARISWSSENSNLSRIDSLQSLKAAITGDTLSLELKNVNERPMNPRCIFLFNINDMPRLQASLEANESRWAVLTFDKTFKLNADPNKGEIEADPRFKYDPTFLQTQVVPALLNKMLAALPDVAANGIDYSCTEEALQEIRRENNHLLEFCQEVGLDYQVGGQVFIGELYDLLFQWYLDNGYVEITTDAKGKQKNIWNEPIHRDDKLVKASHQVFQRFSELFPKIKREEDKSNRGKKGSWYLSGINIGGATGGAIGGATGGALAPSQSQGGASGAILSTLRLLIEQLKYLDEQQVTDLVKQLESKYGLIAPLAPLVELARVEAPPMAPPEAPLSSTDDLNAKFTVNTSSAYNEGSTAVVANAIGEIGSISQDNHNNFFGNTHPFKIGSKVAHVDPKRESYNWHGTITEINADKAKVHWEERKGLRGGQVLTHRLSDLRLI
- a CDS encoding site-specific integrase, whose protein sequence is MAQSNFFAGKERLGKITIERFRESIRLRWTIKSKTYSLTVGRDSRDALIAARAKAQVIDSDITFERFDPTLQKYGKSQPTVLELVSPIQVSEIKLRQLWDKFLDDRLPNLKPKSQDEYRKFTKLLDKLGENLTFDGLKTKNVLLNITTTDQTRRMLQYLSACCNWGIKHRLIADNPYRGLSSEMPKRQSIVNPTPDAFTPDERDAVIHAFKHDQRHGLSYNHYAAIVEFWFFTGCRPSEAIGFMWGKVSQDCTSVIFDGSIQTLADGSQVWSEGSKNNKSRAIALSKRVQSLLLSIKPENVKPNTLVFPSPTGKPINYNNFTKRAWHTIVDPIKPNTTPYNCRDTFITLQLLNGVPSAVIAKWCDTSTQMIDKNYADKLKLSQLRPID
- a CDS encoding NYN domain-containing protein, translating into MPRSSPQAVLLVDGYNIIGAWSCLKKIRDSDGLEASRWQLIEDLTNYSAYQGYITQVVFDAHYQNTCSNYEVITETLSVYYTNFGETADTYIEKLCAGFRPYLRGIEPNDTTNKNSKLPIYSRISRIIVATSDRAQQLTVVGYGAEWLSAAQLKFEVQTTACRMRREKTSARKPASRFLANSIDTKARQRLAEMRMGIKKT
- a CDS encoding energy-coupling factor ABC transporter ATP-binding protein; translated protein: MAEFAIQVRDLYFSWSNGADVLKSCTLEVPQGEFWMLLGTNGSGKSTLLKLLAGLLTPTSGDRQVLAPVGFVFQNPDHQLVMPTVGADVAFGLVEEKLSPTQVRHRVAEALAAVNLLELQRRPIYALSGGQKQRVAIAGAIARQSEVLLLDEPTALLDPDSQLDLVAQVRRLVKSRNLTALWVTHRLDELDYCDGAFLLEKGCVVDRGDPQRLKQRLMQVELAS